One genomic window of Clostridioides sp. ES-S-0054-01 includes the following:
- a CDS encoding PTS glucose transporter subunit IIA — translation MDYKNIAQEILLNVGGKENVNEVTHCMTRLRFKVKSASKVNKDKLSKTEGVITVVESMGQIQVVIGNKVKKVYDEVIKIVPQSNEVGKKNESGEKQGIMNSILSAVAGIFTPTIPAIAGVGMIKGILSVLAMYYMNKHGVDIKETQSYIILNAMADSIFYFMPIILGYTAAKVFNANKIISMVLGATLCYPTFTALMEGEEAVRFLGLAVTKATYTSSVIPIIIAIWALSYVEKALEKYIPEVIKIIMVPTLSLVIMLPATLFLFGPIGIYIGNVINFSYKYIYELSPALCGAFVGGLWCVLVIFGAHRALLPIGISDVAQTGRQNLLAFAGAANFSQAGAALGVFFKTKNQGLKTISMSATITALFGITEPAIYGANLRLKKPMVCAVICGAIGGAIMGMGGAYGNAFANQGVLTIPVYAEAGALGFLSYLGGCAIAFFGSAISTYLVGFEDLEEFSNKESSSIKVEVKDGVIDITSPVEGECIELSEVKDDVFASKAMGEGIAVLPTKGVIIAPTDCEVASLFPTLHAIGLKLDNGAEMLIHVGINTVELNGKYFTKHVNQGDLVKKGDKLISFDIDKIKKAGYDVTTPVIVNNTFDFGQVVSCKSSYVSTNDNIISLVLASN, via the coding sequence ATGGATTATAAAAATATAGCTCAAGAAATTCTACTAAATGTAGGAGGGAAAGAGAATGTAAATGAAGTGACTCATTGTATGACAAGACTTAGATTTAAAGTCAAAAGTGCTTCTAAAGTGAATAAGGATAAGTTATCTAAAACTGAGGGAGTAATAACTGTTGTTGAGAGTATGGGTCAAATACAAGTTGTAATTGGCAATAAAGTAAAAAAAGTATATGATGAGGTTATAAAAATTGTACCTCAATCTAATGAAGTAGGTAAAAAAAATGAAAGTGGAGAAAAACAAGGTATAATGAATTCTATATTATCAGCAGTAGCTGGTATTTTTACACCTACAATACCTGCTATAGCAGGGGTTGGTATGATTAAAGGTATTTTATCAGTTCTTGCTATGTATTATATGAATAAACATGGGGTAGATATAAAAGAAACTCAAAGCTATATTATTTTAAATGCTATGGCTGATTCTATATTCTATTTTATGCCTATTATACTAGGATATACTGCGGCTAAAGTATTTAATGCAAATAAAATAATATCTATGGTATTAGGAGCTACACTTTGTTATCCGACTTTTACTGCTTTGATGGAAGGTGAAGAAGCTGTTAGATTTTTAGGGCTAGCAGTAACAAAAGCTACGTATACATCATCTGTTATTCCAATAATTATTGCTATATGGGCCCTTTCATATGTTGAAAAAGCATTAGAAAAGTATATACCTGAGGTAATTAAAATAATAATGGTTCCAACTTTATCATTGGTTATAATGTTACCTGCAACATTGTTTTTATTTGGACCAATTGGAATATATATAGGAAATGTTATAAACTTTTCTTATAAGTACATTTATGAACTAAGCCCAGCATTGTGTGGAGCATTTGTAGGTGGGTTATGGTGTGTGTTGGTTATATTTGGTGCGCATAGAGCACTATTACCAATCGGTATAAGTGATGTTGCCCAAACAGGAAGACAAAATTTATTGGCATTTGCAGGGGCTGCAAACTTTTCACAAGCAGGAGCTGCACTAGGAGTATTCTTTAAAACTAAAAATCAAGGATTAAAAACAATTTCTATGTCTGCAACTATAACAGCGTTATTTGGCATAACTGAACCTGCAATATACGGTGCCAATCTTAGACTAAAAAAACCTATGGTATGTGCTGTAATATGTGGTGCAATTGGAGGTGCCATAATGGGAATGGGTGGAGCTTATGGTAATGCATTTGCAAACCAAGGTGTTTTAACTATACCTGTATATGCTGAAGCAGGTGCATTAGGTTTCTTAAGTTATTTAGGTGGTTGTGCTATAGCGTTTTTTGGTTCAGCTATTTCAACTTATCTAGTTGGGTTTGAAGATTTAGAAGAATTTTCTAATAAAGAAAGTTCATCTATAAAAGTAGAAGTGAAAGATGGTGTTATTGATATAACTTCGCCTGTAGAGGGAGAATGTATAGAATTATCAGAGGTAAAGGATGATGTATTTGCATCAAAAGCTATGGGAGAAGGTATAGCTGTATTACCTACAAAAGGAGTAATAATAGCTCCTACTGATTGTGAAGTAGCTTCTTTATTTCCAACATTACATGCAATAGGATTAAAACTAGATAATGGAGCAGAAATGTTAATACATGTTGGAATTAATACAGTAGAGTTAAATGGCAAATACTTTACAAAACATGTTAATCAAGGAGATTTAGTGAAGAAGGGTGATAAACTTATATCCTTTGATATAGATAAAATAAAAAAGGCTGGTTACGATGTAACTACACCAGTTATAGTAAACAATACATTTGACTTTGGACAAGTAGTTTCTTGTAAATCTAGTTATGTTTCAACCAATGATAATATAATTTCATTAGTATTAGCTAGTAATTAG
- a CDS encoding glycoside hydrolase family 1 protein yields MNTGFPKDFLWGASSSAFQVEGAWDKDNKGKTVADYNSFKKSHLQADTKVASDFYHNYEEDIELMKELGMKTYRFSISWARIIPDGEGEINQKGIDFYNKIIDKLIECDIEPFVTLYHFDLPFTLVEKYNGWEGRETVYAFERFAKICFEHFGDRVKYWQPHNEQNLIVRVEERINIYDETDSWKIDKMRAQMDYNLCLAHALAVNACHEMIKGSKIGAAVSSSVTYPLTSRPEDVYAARMNDNFKVYYMLDMHHYGEYPGYYMNYLEKRNIIPHMEDGDKEILKKSKMDFIAVNYYRTNCAEALPEDSQHPFGLREGTVDFSMYGLFKMSMNPNLKASEYGAAIDPSGLRVALNEYWQRYHLPVIITENGLGAKDVLEDGKIHDDYRIDYLRSHINACKLAIEDGVEMIGYCPWSFTDLLSSSQGFNKRYGLVYINRTDHEVLDLKRIKKDSFYWYKEVIKNNGITK; encoded by the coding sequence ATGAATACAGGATTTCCAAAAGACTTTCTATGGGGAGCATCATCTTCTGCATTTCAAGTAGAAGGAGCTTGGGATAAAGACAATAAAGGAAAAACAGTAGCTGACTACAATTCTTTTAAAAAGTCTCATTTACAAGCAGATACTAAAGTGGCATCAGATTTTTACCATAATTATGAAGAAGATATTGAATTAATGAAAGAATTAGGGATGAAAACTTATCGTTTTTCAATTTCATGGGCAAGAATAATTCCAGATGGTGAAGGAGAAATAAATCAGAAAGGTATAGACTTTTATAATAAAATAATAGATAAACTAATAGAGTGCGATATTGAGCCATTCGTAACTTTATATCATTTTGACCTTCCATTTACACTAGTGGAGAAATACAATGGTTGGGAAGGTAGAGAGACTGTTTATGCTTTTGAAAGATTTGCTAAAATATGCTTTGAGCATTTTGGAGATAGAGTAAAGTATTGGCAACCTCATAATGAGCAGAATTTAATTGTCAGAGTAGAAGAGAGAATTAACATATATGATGAAACAGATTCATGGAAGATAGATAAAATGCGTGCTCAGATGGATTATAATCTTTGTTTGGCACATGCATTGGCAGTTAATGCATGCCATGAAATGATAAAAGGCAGTAAAATTGGAGCAGCTGTATCATCATCTGTAACATATCCTCTTACATCTAGACCAGAAGATGTGTATGCAGCTAGAATGAATGATAACTTCAAAGTGTATTATATGCTTGATATGCATCATTATGGCGAATATCCAGGATACTATATGAACTATCTTGAAAAAAGAAATATAATTCCTCATATGGAAGATGGGGATAAAGAAATACTTAAAAAGTCTAAAATGGATTTTATAGCTGTAAATTACTATAGAACAAATTGTGCAGAAGCTTTACCAGAGGACTCACAACATCCATTTGGATTAAGAGAAGGAACTGTTGATTTTAGTATGTATGGATTATTTAAAATGTCTATGAATCCTAATCTAAAGGCTTCAGAGTATGGGGCAGCAATAGACCCATCAGGTCTTAGAGTTGCTCTAAATGAATATTGGCAAAGATATCACTTACCTGTTATAATAACAGAAAATGGGCTTGGAGCTAAAGATGTATTAGAAGATGGAAAAATTCATGATGATTATCGTATAGATTATTTAAGAAGTCATATAAATGCATGTAAACTAGCTATTGAAGATGGTGTAGAGATGATTGGATATTGTCCATGGTCATTTACAGACCTTTTAAGTTCTTCACAAGGTTTCAATAAACGTTATGGACTTGTGTATATAAACAGAACAGACCATGAAGTTTTAGATTTAAAAAGAATAAAGAAAGATAGTTTTTACTGGTACAAAGAAGTTATAAAGAACAATGGAATAACAAAATAA
- a CDS encoding PRD domain-containing protein, which translates to MYITKVLNNSLLLAKDNNGEEIILMGKGIGHNYKVGAELNKEDIEKTFVLHDENIKKSIIQLASEIDAEYFGIAQMIIAYGTEKYNLKLMNHIYLSLTDHIAFAVRRFKEGIMIENHYLFEIKEFNPKEYDIGKYAITVFKEVLGLELPEEEIGNIAGHFINAQQDNPYSDRNKKSAKIVNAILQIVHYHFSIVYNKESFYYRRFVMHLKAFSQRFLANEPSKEKIDFIYEQVQKNCKEEYECVKKIGAYIYKEYSRELPRQEELYLMIHIHKILGELDENS; encoded by the coding sequence ATGTACATTACAAAGGTATTAAATAATTCGTTGCTACTTGCAAAGGATAATAATGGTGAGGAAATAATACTGATGGGGAAAGGTATTGGTCACAATTATAAGGTTGGGGCTGAGTTAAATAAAGAAGATATAGAAAAAACTTTTGTTCTTCATGATGAAAATATAAAAAAGAGTATTATACAACTGGCATCAGAAATAGATGCGGAATACTTTGGTATAGCTCAAATGATAATTGCATATGGAACAGAAAAATATAACTTAAAACTTATGAACCATATATATTTGTCCTTAACTGACCACATAGCCTTTGCAGTGAGACGTTTTAAAGAAGGTATAATGATTGAGAATCACTATTTGTTTGAAATTAAGGAGTTTAATCCAAAAGAATATGATATAGGAAAATATGCAATTACTGTTTTTAAGGAGGTTCTTGGTTTAGAACTACCAGAAGAAGAGATTGGTAATATAGCAGGCCATTTTATAAATGCACAACAAGACAATCCTTATAGTGATAGAAATAAGAAAAGTGCCAAAATTGTAAATGCTATTTTGCAAATAGTTCATTATCACTTTTCTATTGTATATAATAAAGAATCATTTTATTATAGGAGATTTGTAATGCATCTAAAGGCCTTTTCACAAAGATTTCTGGCTAACGAACCATCAAAAGAAAAGATAGATTTTATATATGAGCAAGTTCAAAAAAATTGTAAGGAAGAATATGAATGTGTGAAAAAGATAGGAGCTTATATATATAAAGAGTACTCTAGAGAATTGCCAAGACAAGAGGAACTATATTTGATGATTCATATTCATAAGATTTTAGGAGAATTAGATGAAAATAGTTAG
- a CDS encoding response regulator transcription factor: MNKVLIIDDDKDLCILLKKSISIEQLEANYCHSGKEGLTELSKQDYQLVVLDVMMPGMDGFETMEQIRKYSSIPILMLTSKSDNYSKVHGLRAGADDYMTKPFEIAEFNARVLSLIRRYTRFNPKNEEPQQLSFKGLLIDLDRHTVTTNGEPMLLPPKEFGVLLFCARHQGKILTKQQIYEAVWGEPYVYDDSNIMAIISRLRKKIELDPSSPIYLQTVKGIGYQFNKEV, encoded by the coding sequence ATGAATAAAGTTTTAATTATAGATGATGATAAAGATCTTTGTATTTTGCTAAAAAAGAGCATTTCCATTGAACAGCTTGAAGCGAACTATTGTCATTCCGGGAAAGAGGGACTGACTGAACTTTCAAAACAAGATTATCAATTAGTGGTTCTCGATGTAATGATGCCAGGTATGGATGGTTTTGAAACTATGGAACAAATACGAAAATACAGCAGTATTCCCATATTAATGTTGACATCAAAAAGCGATAATTACAGTAAAGTGCATGGATTACGGGCTGGTGCTGATGACTATATGACTAAACCATTTGAGATTGCCGAATTTAATGCTCGTGTTCTGTCTTTAATCCGACGCTATACTCGTTTTAATCCAAAGAATGAAGAACCTCAGCAACTCTCTTTTAAAGGTTTGTTGATTGATCTTGACCGGCATACAGTGACCACAAATGGCGAACCTATGTTGCTTCCGCCCAAGGAATTCGGTGTGCTTCTTTTCTGTGCAAGGCATCAGGGAAAGATTCTGACGAAGCAGCAGATTTATGAAGCAGTGTGGGGTGAACCCTATGTATATGATGACAGCAATATCATGGCTATTATCAGCCGTCTGCGAAAAAAAATTGAACTAGACCCGTCATCTCCCATCTATCTGCAAACTGTAAAAGGGATTGGGTATCAATTCAACAAGGAGGTATGA
- a CDS encoding HAMP domain-containing histidine kinase, producing MKMDVQTVILLLLLLSIGLLLLSIFAFSKLGHIRRSLKDIEETLADIQSGNENRKVLVKPSDVMAPLVYQFNEIVYDYENKLISLKKADKASKQLMTSLSHDVRTPLTTLIGYLDAVHSGIVMGDEREEYIEIARRRAYDLKEYIDVLFDWFRLNSDEFTLSIESVEIAELSRNILKDWIPIFHEKKLDFEIDIPEKQLMVNLDSDGYSRVVNNLVQNVIAHSQASQIKITMSEDSKMVLLRVEDNGVGIAKENLQHVFERLYKCDKGRSEKGSGLGLSIVSQMVERMGGQISVESDIGKYTVFAVRLPLI from the coding sequence ATGAAAATGGATGTGCAAACAGTAATTCTCCTGTTGCTCTTGTTGTCGATTGGTCTACTTCTCCTTTCTATATTTGCTTTTTCCAAGCTTGGGCATATTCGGCGTAGCCTAAAAGATATAGAAGAAACACTTGCCGATATACAAAGTGGAAATGAAAATCGCAAAGTACTAGTTAAGCCATCTGATGTTATGGCTCCCTTAGTTTATCAGTTTAATGAGATTGTCTACGATTATGAAAATAAGCTGATTTCTCTGAAAAAGGCGGATAAAGCTAGCAAGCAACTTATGACTAGCCTATCTCATGATGTTCGTACACCATTAACAACCTTGATTGGCTATTTAGATGCCGTACACAGTGGAATCGTCATGGGAGATGAACGTGAGGAATATATTGAAATCGCTAGGCGCAGAGCTTACGATCTTAAGGAATATATAGATGTTCTTTTTGACTGGTTCCGATTGAACTCTGATGAATTTACGCTGTCAATAGAATCTGTGGAAATTGCAGAGCTGTCACGGAATATTCTGAAAGACTGGATTCCTATCTTCCATGAAAAGAAACTGGATTTTGAAATTGATATCCCAGAAAAGCAACTCATGGTAAATCTCGATTCAGATGGATATTCACGTGTGGTCAATAATTTGGTTCAGAATGTTATTGCTCACAGTCAGGCTAGCCAAATCAAGATTACCATGAGTGAGGATTCCAAAATGGTATTACTACGTGTTGAAGATAATGGTGTTGGGATTGCCAAAGAAAATTTACAGCACGTTTTTGAAAGGCTGTACAAGTGTGACAAGGGGCGTTCAGAAAAAGGCAGTGGTCTTGGTTTATCTATCGTCAGCCAAATGGTAGAGCGAATGGGAGGTCAGATTTCCGTAGAAAGTGATATTGGAAAGTACACCGTATTTGCAGTGAGATTACCATTAATATAA
- a CDS encoding ABC transporter ATP-binding protein — protein MNNLIVETKNLTKQYGAQKSVSNLNIHVQKGRIYGLLGRNGAGKTTTMKMLLGLTKPTNGEIKIFGQDIQKNEKKLLPRIGCLIESPGFYPNLTGTENLKIFARLRGIPKKNAVESALEVVGLPNNDKKLFSQYSLGMKQRLAIALAIMHDPELLILDEPINGLDPIGIAEVRKFIRNLCTERGKTILISSHILSEISLLADDIGIIDHGILLEEESLAQLEEKNSKYIHFAVSDAAQAARLLEIKLNLKNFKVADNHNIMLYDTDVSVAEINRAFIQNNIDVSESHLCEDTLEDYFKKVTGGEGIA, from the coding sequence ATGAATAATTTAATTGTTGAAACAAAAAATCTCACTAAACAGTATGGCGCTCAAAAGAGCGTTTCTAATTTAAATATTCACGTTCAGAAAGGTCGTATTTACGGCTTACTGGGAAGAAACGGTGCTGGTAAAACGACTACTATGAAAATGCTATTGGGTCTGACAAAACCAACTAATGGGGAAATTAAAATTTTTGGTCAAGATATTCAGAAGAACGAAAAGAAACTTCTTCCTCGAATTGGATGTTTGATTGAATCACCAGGTTTTTATCCTAATCTGACTGGAACAGAAAATCTCAAAATCTTTGCGAGACTTAGGGGAATACCAAAGAAAAATGCAGTAGAATCAGCGCTGGAAGTAGTAGGTTTACCCAACAATGACAAAAAGCTATTTTCTCAATATTCTCTCGGTATGAAACAGAGGCTGGCGATTGCTCTCGCCATTATGCACGATCCGGAACTGTTGATTTTGGACGAGCCTATCAATGGACTTGATCCTATTGGTATTGCAGAAGTAAGAAAGTTTATTCGTAATCTCTGCACAGAACGAGGCAAAACCATTTTGATTTCTAGCCATATTCTTTCTGAAATTTCCTTATTGGCAGATGACATAGGTATTATTGACCATGGAATTTTATTGGAGGAAGAAAGTCTTGCCCAATTGGAAGAAAAAAACAGTAAATATATACATTTTGCTGTATCTGATGCAGCACAGGCAGCAAGGCTTCTGGAAATCAAGCTTAACCTGAAAAATTTCAAAGTAGCAGACAATCACAATATTATGCTTTATGATACAGATGTTTCAGTTGCAGAAATAAATCGCGCTTTCATTCAAAACAACATTGATGTATCAGAATCTCATTTGTGCGAGGATACTCTTGAAGATTACTTCAAGAAAGTAACAGGGGGTGAAGGAATTGCTTGA
- a CDS encoding ABC transporter permease, whose amino-acid sequence MKELLDLILCEFSKIKRLKFILISILGACLFPIPATILIAKDNLPFEQLFKLVINFGYFLLLPIVLSIVASQLFFTERDNDVLKNLATVPVPKGKMALAKLAVILVISLFYSVAGLGATIIGGFFIGTVEGIVVKLGMSITFGTMFFIAALPVVVLIVYFNRSYIFSIILSFAYTIFNFGISLNLINFEPNNPLLSVLPAPIIMRWWMASWGDPTGEYTALRQPYLLSTPACVGILCLIAIVATLLICMIYKKQEN is encoded by the coding sequence GTGAAGGAATTGCTTGATCTAATTTTATGTGAATTTTCAAAAATTAAGCGGTTAAAATTTATCCTGATTTCTATTTTAGGTGCTTGCCTATTCCCAATTCCCGCAACAATTTTGATTGCAAAGGACAACTTGCCCTTTGAGCAATTGTTCAAATTAGTTATCAATTTTGGATATTTTTTGCTACTACCAATTGTATTGAGCATTGTTGCAAGCCAGCTGTTTTTCACAGAAAGGGATAATGACGTATTAAAAAATCTTGCAACAGTGCCAGTGCCAAAAGGAAAAATGGCTCTGGCAAAACTGGCTGTGATTCTGGTGATATCACTGTTTTATTCCGTTGCTGGCTTAGGAGCTACCATTATTGGAGGTTTCTTTATTGGAACAGTAGAGGGGATAGTTGTAAAATTAGGAATGAGTATAACTTTTGGAACTATGTTTTTTATTGCTGCACTTCCGGTTGTGGTACTCATTGTATATTTCAATCGCAGTTATATTTTTTCCATAATACTTTCTTTTGCATATACTATTTTCAATTTTGGTATATCTTTAAATCTTATTAATTTTGAACCAAATAACCCGCTATTAAGTGTATTACCTGCTCCCATTATTATGCGTTGGTGGATGGCATCTTGGGGAGATCCCACTGGTGAATATACGGCGCTTAGACAGCCATATTTACTCTCAACTCCTGCTTGTGTAGGTATTTTATGTTTGATAGCAATTGTGGCAACCCTGCTAATTTGTATGATTTATAAGAAGCAGGAGAATTAG
- a CDS encoding ABC transporter permease translates to MLDIIITEFHKIKRYNILWVGVVAALFSVLLALFQIVSSHGSDPLTYESFANGVIWNNFSLAFPFGITIIGGYLINREYTDQTLKNILTVPISLRKLLAGKLIMVGGLTILLSLFSFLCTVILGLIFCNINISITLVVKSLGQILAVNLCCYVAVLPIIAYFGHKQNAFLTGVGIAFVYGFCGVFVAGRKLTDFYPITAGLGLVGYDNGTGSVYQPLIGVVTLVVILILTTILLAFTPNYDKVMTTSKKKGTKHKKYSHK, encoded by the coding sequence ATGCTTGATATAATTATTACGGAATTTCACAAAATAAAACGATACAATATTCTATGGGTTGGTGTTGTCGCTGCTCTGTTTTCTGTATTATTGGCACTTTTCCAGATTGTAAGTTCCCACGGAAGCGACCCTTTAACGTATGAGAGTTTTGCAAACGGGGTTATCTGGAACAATTTCAGCCTTGCTTTTCCCTTTGGGATTACGATTATTGGAGGATATCTTATTAACCGAGAATATACAGACCAAACCTTAAAGAACATCCTGACTGTTCCAATTTCATTACGAAAATTGCTAGCAGGAAAATTAATTATGGTTGGAGGACTTACTATATTACTAAGTCTTTTCAGCTTCTTATGCACAGTTATTTTGGGATTGATATTTTGCAATATTAATATATCCATTACACTCGTTGTAAAATCCTTAGGTCAGATTTTGGCTGTTAATTTGTGTTGCTATGTTGCTGTTTTGCCGATTATTGCTTATTTTGGTCATAAACAAAATGCTTTTCTGACAGGAGTAGGGATTGCATTTGTCTACGGATTCTGTGGTGTGTTTGTTGCTGGAAGGAAACTGACAGACTTTTATCCAATCACAGCAGGGCTTGGTCTAGTTGGATATGATAATGGTACGGGTAGTGTTTATCAGCCACTTATCGGAGTTGTGACTTTGGTCGTAATTCTAATCCTGACAACCATTTTACTTGCATTTACACCAAATTACGATAAAGTTATGACAACATCTAAGAAAAAAGGGACAAAGCATAAAAAGTATTCTCATAAATAA
- a CDS encoding rubrerythrin family protein, producing MNLKGTKTEKNLMAGFAGESEARNKYTYYASKARKEGYNQIAAIFEETANNEKEHAKLWFKLLHDGMPSTEENLKDAAAGENYEWTDMYAKFAKEAREEGFDKIAYLFEAVGKIEKEHEERYLKLLENLNEGKIFKRDEEVVWQCQNCGHVYVGTEAPEKCPVCDHPKAYFNIKAENY from the coding sequence ATGAACTTAAAAGGAACTAAAACAGAAAAGAATTTAATGGCAGGATTTGCAGGAGAGTCAGAAGCAAGAAATAAATATACATACTATGCTTCAAAAGCTAGAAAAGAAGGTTATAATCAAATAGCTGCTATATTTGAAGAGACTGCTAACAATGAAAAGGAACATGCTAAATTATGGTTTAAGCTTTTACATGATGGTATGCCTTCAACAGAAGAAAATTTAAAAGATGCAGCAGCAGGTGAAAACTATGAGTGGACTGATATGTATGCAAAATTTGCTAAAGAAGCTAGGGAAGAAGGATTTGACAAGATAGCTTATTTATTTGAAGCTGTTGGAAAAATAGAAAAAGAGCATGAAGAAAGATACTTAAAACTTTTAGAAAACTTAAATGAAGGAAAAATATTTAAGAGAGATGAAGAAGTTGTTTGGCAATGTCAAAACTGTGGTCATGTGTACGTAGGTACTGAAGCACCAGAAAAATGCCCAGTATGTGACCATCCAAAGGCATATTTTAATATAAAAGCTGAAAACTATTAA
- a CDS encoding transcriptional repressor — protein MKFSKQRELILNEILNNPVHPTADYLYENLKKDNPNLSLGTVYRNLAQLTEHGFIRKVSTPGNPDRFDGRIDNHYHIICEVCGEVYDLESDVLNNLKELISEETDIKITSYNISFKGICNNCKKCSQIG, from the coding sequence ATGAAATTTTCTAAACAGCGAGAACTGATTTTGAATGAAATATTAAATAATCCGGTTCATCCTACTGCGGATTACTTATATGAAAACTTAAAAAAAGATAATCCAAATTTAAGCTTAGGAACTGTGTATAGAAATTTAGCTCAGTTAACGGAACATGGTTTTATAAGGAAAGTTAGTACTCCAGGAAATCCAGATAGATTTGATGGTAGGATAGATAATCATTATCATATCATATGTGAAGTATGTGGAGAGGTATACGATTTAGAATCTGACGTTCTTAATAATTTAAAAGAATTAATATCTGAGGAAACAGACATAAAAATAACATCTTATAACATAAGTTTTAAAGGGATTTGTAATAATTGTAAAAAATGTAGCCAAATAGGTTAG
- a CDS encoding desulfoferrodoxin, translating to MCSEQKFFICETCGNLVGMIQSGGVPIFCCGKPMKELVPNTTDAAVEKHVPVIEVEGNNVTVKVSSATHPMNKEHHIAWVYLMTEQGGQRKCLAVDGEPIVKFALNDDDKVISAYAYCNLHGLWKAEL from the coding sequence ATGTGTAGTGAACAAAAATTTTTTATATGTGAGACTTGTGGAAACCTTGTAGGAATGATACAAAGTGGCGGTGTACCTATTTTCTGTTGTGGAAAACCTATGAAGGAACTTGTTCCTAATACAACAGATGCAGCAGTTGAAAAGCATGTACCTGTAATTGAAGTAGAAGGAAATAATGTTACTGTTAAAGTAAGTAGCGCCACTCATCCAATGAATAAAGAACACCACATAGCATGGGTATACCTTATGACTGAGCAAGGTGGTCAACGTAAGTGTCTAGCAGTAGATGGAGAACCTATAGTTAAATTTGCTTTGAATGATGATGATAAAGTAATTTCTGCATATGCTTACTGTAATTTACATGGATTATGGAAGGCTGAATTGTAA